The nucleotide window AAccaaatctaaaccctaaaccctaaactataAATTCTAAACGCTAATTCTTAACTCCTAAATTCTAatatataattttcaaaaaaaaggtaATGATTTAATATGACTTTTGAGAGGGAATTGTAGCTAAAAATTGGAACTCAACTCAGCTCAAACGTAAGTGCGCATACAAATCCACTAATTGTTTAACAAATCATATCTAAGACCTTTGAGATGTTAAAAATTTGGGATTCCTATCATTTTTGTTCTAAGAAATTCGATTAGACctgagtttgaactttgaatatgTAGACTTGGGCCTAGGTATAGAACACAATTGGGCTCCAGAAGAAAATTGAGGCCTGTCAGTTGTGCAAACTGCAAACCTTATTTTATGGGCCCTCACAACCAAATAGTTCCACAAGCAGGATTGCAGCTCGGGTGCCCAAATGTAGTAGTCAgtataaaaataatagaaaaagaaatgttGCAGAGAACAGCTTAATCCGTAAACCCAGAACAGATTACAAGGCAGCTGGTAGATGATTCCTTTCACCACCACATCTGTTTCTTTAATGAGTCATTAGGTTTACGTATGCCTAGTAATTATCTCACTTCATGActaaatatagaaaaatatagCAACCCGTCCCCCCACCGGCCCTTCAATTTGATTTTCCTCGACGTACGGTCACTGGTCGGCGACAAACAGGGCACTCTTTCTTTCTTCGGAGCCACTTATCAATGCATTGTTTGTGATACTTATGGTTGCACACTGCAATTACCCCACACTCCTCTCCATCCTTGTAGTCCTCCATGCAAATCGAGCACGCAACACAGACTTCCATTCCTTCTTGGATCTTCATCTGTTCATAAACAATGGTCAGAGGAGGCGGCTCTGCGGCTGCCGCAGTAGTGGTGATGGCCGCATCGGCTGTTCCTGCTCCGCTCTCTATGTCATGATCTTGTTGGGCTACACGATGACAATGGTGGGATACATATTCGTAAGTGAAGTATCCGACGATGAGTAGGACTGAGAGGACAGCGACGACCAgaccaagaacatttttttCATTATGTGTTGGATCTGGGGATTGAGGAGAGTCCATGGCGTTTTTGAGGGAGGGAGAAAGAATCAATTTTTACAGCTATAAAGTACTTTTAATACAGTATTAATGTTTTTCTGTAGGAAACTTTATAGAGGAAGTTGTTAAGGGAGAGTCTGAAACCAATCTTTACCAAAGGAAACCATATTccaataaaaacaacaaacctTTCGGTACAGGATAGGCTTGGCCGCTTGGGCCTTCGGTGTAGCCGTGTAGGATAGCCTTGGGTCTTGGCAGATAGTCAAGGCCCTTAAGGCCTTATTTTATGACCAGCAGCCTAGGACACAGCAAGTCCAATAATCCAATAATCAGGTCCAAAACACAAGTTTTTGAGGAAATAAAACACCATTGAATAATGTTTAAGCTTCAATATTTCACTTTTCATTGCAGTAGAAAGCTCAGAAAGtcgaaaaaaaatatttgcctCTATTTGTCTATGAAGGGAATTCTGCAGCCAAATAAAATGGTTCAGACTATGGACCTTAATAATGGTGTCCGGTCGCTAATCTTGAGTAGCTGCTCCTTGATTAAGCTCTGCAAACCTCATGCCAACGCGCATTGAATGCTTCAAGAATTTCTCAGCACATCGAACAACACATGACTCCTCTTGCTTCTGTAGGGATTTGCGTGAAAAGTTGTCCACGCAGTCGTTGAAACATCTCTCCACAACCGAGTTGTACATCCTCAGACTGCACATTTgagttgaagaaaagaaaacaacaaaaaaaatgagaaatttgTTCCCACTTCCGACCAGACGAGCAAAGAAAACACGAGTTGAAGTAAATGATTCTGTgaaagcaaagatcaacaccTAATCATTAGTCATGACTCAATCCCATAAGCACACAACTGTAGTAAAGAATATAAATCACCAACAGAGTATACTActtttattgaatgaaacacaCCAACATATTCTTGAGAAGAAAAGcaaataatacaaatacaaacaaataCAAAAGGAGTCACTGAGCTTATGATATTTTATCTAGTTCAAATGGTACATTAAGGCTTTTTATCTGTTACATCCTGACTTGTAGGTGTTGTCGGCACACAAACCCTACTAGAAACTATGAAAGTAGAGGTCAAGAACAAGGAACCAAATCCCTACTTCTACCTCATGATTCCATTATAAGCCCACAGCAAATAAAACCCATTAGAGCTCATACTAATTAAATAGTCATGGCAAAACTTTTCCGATGAATGTATTGCACATGTTCCATCAGCTTCAACAATCAACAATCAAACATCAGTTGATGTTGTTCCCAAAACGTCCAGATACAGCATTGTCGCGGCACTGGTTTTAAGGAGAACATTTCTTTAGCTTCACAGAAACAGGTTCACAAAATTAATAGCCAACTTTGCAACCACAATGACAGTTAAGATGTGAAGCCAGAACTTAGCGGATTCTATACTTGGCACTTTAAAATGTTTCTAATTCTCTTCTCAGCAGCAAAGCCCCCTTAGTATCAACGGTCCTTTTTCTTAAACTCATAATCAAGCTGATAGAATTCTGAGAAACAAAGATAAAAATGAGATCCCGCTTTTAATATGAAGC belongs to Tripterygium wilfordii isolate XIE 37 chromosome 2, ASM1340144v1, whole genome shotgun sequence and includes:
- the LOC120008012 gene encoding RING-H2 finger protein ATL52-like, translated to MDSPQSPDPTHNEKNVLGLVVAVLSVLLIVGYFTYEYVSHHCHRVAQQDHDIESGAGTADAAITTTAAAAEPPPLTIVYEQMKIQEGMEVCVACSICMEDYKDGEECGVIAVCNHKYHKQCIDKWLRRKKECPVCRRPVTVRRGKSN
- the LOC120008018 gene encoding mitochondrial import inner membrane translocase subunit TIM9-like, which codes for MDKNLLAGLEGMQEEDKVRMATMIDQLQMRDSLRMYNSVVERCFNDCVDNFSRKSLQKQEESCVVRCAEKFLKHSMRVGMRFAELNQGAATQD